The following proteins are co-located in the Cupriavidus pauculus genome:
- the lpxO gene encoding lipid A hydroxylase LpxO: MIKWIIVAAYLGAILYVHFRGKVRLPLMRQMLDHSALVAPVNCFMYMFSGVPRTPYIPVDRFPELEKLRAAWPQIRDEGLALIAMRKIKAADKNDDAGFNSFFKYGWKRFYLKWYEAQHPSAEVLCPNTVALLRDMPSVKAAMFAELPPGGKLNPHRDPFAGSLRYHLGLSTPNDDRCFIEVDGERHSWRDGQGVVFDETYLHWAENRSETDRLILFCDIERPMRYRWAAAFNHWMGRKVMTAASSPNDDNDQTGAINKLFRFVWLGGQYRRRFKAWNKSVYYVTKFGLIIGGVALIVFL, translated from the coding sequence GTGATCAAATGGATAATCGTCGCGGCCTACCTGGGTGCCATCCTGTATGTGCACTTCCGCGGCAAGGTGAGGCTGCCCTTGATGCGCCAGATGCTGGACCACTCGGCACTGGTCGCCCCGGTCAACTGCTTCATGTACATGTTCTCCGGCGTACCGCGCACGCCGTACATCCCCGTCGACCGCTTTCCTGAACTGGAAAAACTGCGCGCCGCGTGGCCGCAGATCCGCGACGAGGGCCTCGCGCTAATCGCGATGCGCAAGATCAAGGCCGCCGACAAGAACGACGACGCCGGTTTCAACTCGTTCTTCAAATACGGCTGGAAGCGTTTCTACCTGAAATGGTACGAAGCGCAGCACCCATCGGCCGAAGTGCTGTGTCCCAACACCGTGGCACTGCTGCGCGACATGCCGTCGGTCAAGGCGGCGATGTTCGCGGAACTGCCGCCCGGCGGCAAGCTGAACCCGCACCGCGATCCGTTTGCCGGTTCGCTGCGCTACCACCTGGGCCTGTCCACGCCGAACGACGACCGCTGTTTCATCGAGGTGGACGGCGAGCGCCATAGCTGGCGCGACGGCCAGGGCGTGGTCTTCGACGAGACCTACCTGCACTGGGCCGAAAACCGCAGCGAGACCGACCGGCTGATCCTGTTCTGCGACATCGAACGCCCGATGCGCTATCGCTGGGCCGCCGCCTTCAACCACTGGATGGGCCGCAAGGTCATGACGGCCGCCAGCTCGCCCAACGACGACAACGACCAGACCGGCGCCATCAACAAGCTGTTCCGCTTCGTATGGCTCGGCGGCCAGTACCGCCGCCGCTTCAAGGCGTGGAACAAGAGCGTGTACTACGTGACCAAGTTCGGGCTGATCATCGGCGGCGTGGCGCTGATTGTGTTTCT